Genomic window (Vigna unguiculata cultivar IT97K-499-35 chromosome 10, ASM411807v1, whole genome shotgun sequence):
CAGTCATAAAGCAAGATAGTGGAATTCAATTTCCTAGTTCCTAGTACAAGCATAATCAATTAGTTActtgattattaaaattagatacTTTTATATCAAGTCATGGGGTTATAGAAGCGAACGGTGCTAAAAGTTTAATTAGTATTGTAATTTCTACTAGATACTTCATTAGCATTATTGTATGTTCTCTAAAATAATGGCTAAAATGACAGTGAAAGTAATATACAAAGGGAAAGCTAGAGAAGAACCTCAGATATGCCATCGCTGACAGTATTGAAGAATTCTTCGTATCTGCCAACACCGATCAAACAAGACCTGAAGTGATGCTTTGAAATTCttgattttgtaatatttacacAATAATCCATCAGTATCGCTTTTAGTTGTACAGATAGTTGAAACTCGGGGTCACATTGCACCAAAACACTTCGAAGAATTGCAAGACTGCTAAAAAATGGTACAACATCATCCCAACTATTGTCCTCCGTATCACTGAAAGTATGAATATAGGATAGGGGATTCGTTGTTGGTGACATCCGAGACCGAATGATAGAAGGAAAAAGATTATTTGACCGTTCCTCTAATCCACATAAGGATATATATCCAATGCTTTTTGAACTTGCAATCGAAAAAGGAACTTGTTTCAAAACTGTATTTTCAGAAATTAGGGTTATCAAGGATTCCATTTGCACTATATCTTTCTCGAGTAGGACAATTTTGGAACAACCAGAAAGAACGAGAGCTTTTAAAGATTTCAACATATATATCTCTCTGGGGAGATTGGTTAGGCCTGTACAGTCCTTCAAATTTAGTAATGTAAGATTGTAGAGAAATCCAATAGACTGGTGTACTTGACGCAAACTTTGGCAATTTTTGAGAATGAGTTGTTCGAGAGCAGGTAGTCTTGAAAAGTCAGGGGTTTCTGTCAAGTAAATGGAATGACTAAGATTAAGGACTTTTAGCCGCGCCAAGACCTTCATGAAGATAGTTTTATACAAagtattagaaaagaaaatgatggaataaaataattatgagtggtaagttttaaaagaaaataacacgTAATAAAAACCTGGGATTCTTTCCAGACCAGTCGAAGAAGACTGTGTTTTAAATCAATCCCTATTGCATCACGCAAATAAAAGTCGTTAGGTAGGTATTGTGAAGAAAACCCTTTCAAACTGACCCATCTTAGTTTCTCACAAAGGGACCAAGAAAATCCGGCAAGATTCACCAGTCTTCTCGAAAATCTTTGAATGACATTTGTCTGCTGTGATGAAAATagccaagaaaaaaaaaatattgcacgTGAGAAAGCAAACAGTTCCAAAAGAAGTTTCAAAACCATAGATTAAGAAAGTTCTTACACTATTCCGTGACAGTGCATGTTCCATATCCTCATCAAGCCACAACCCACTGATTTTCTCAGGTTCCTTTCTTAAAATTTCGTGACTAATTTCTCTTCCCATTTGTCGTAGCAAAGGATGCATTCCAACTTTGTTgttctttctaatttttacGAGGTTACGCTTTATGAGAACTCTTATTCCACTATCAGGGTCTACTCCACAGTCATTTAGGATCTTGGTAACATAAAATTTGCATTTACCAATAAAGAAACAACATACATCAAGGAATAAATCTTTTTCCATTTGATTAAGTAAATCTTCGTAGCTTATTTTCAATATCTGGTCAACTTCGTGCTGGGCACTGTTGTCTAATTGCAACAATAATCTATTCCATTCTTCCTTCGTCCTTTCATACAAACAACTTCCGATGACTTCAAGAAGTAGAGGTAGTCCTCCACAATAAGCAACTACTCTTCTTGCAAGGAAATGGTATTCCTTTTTTGGTTTTGCTTCTCTAAATGCGTGCCAACTAAAAAGCTCAAGGGACTTGTTTGGGTTCATTACATTCATCTGAAAAATATAATCAACTTGATATATCCTCAGTAGGCGTGCATCTGTTGTTGTAATGATTATTACAGTTCCTTCACCGAACCATGCACTACTTTCCCATAGGTCCAATGGCCCATACTCATTCACATCGTCAAGTACAATAAGCACCTTTTTCCCATAAAGTCTTTCCCCAATCATACGTCTTCCCATCTCAACTTTATGTATCTCCAGCTTTGTTTTTAGGAGATCTGAAAGAAGTCGTTCGTGTAAATTAGCATGCTTTCCTGTTCGACTAACTTCTGAAATATCTTCAATAAaacttttctttaaaaatgtaCCATGAATTTGATTATAGATGGCTTTGGCAAGTGTGGTTTTACCGGATCCTTCCATTCCACATATCCCTACAGTACAAACCCCGgtggatttattttttataacttgaaTCACATCTTCCACGTGGGGTTGTAATCCAATTGGAAATTTAGTAGCAGACAAGACTGGTAAATTAAGAATGCTTTTAACAATTGTGTCCACTAGTTCAGCATCACTCCTTCAAGTTCAATAGCAATTATAGAAGAAGTCATGCATTACGAAAATTAAATCATAAGCTTAAAATGTGGATGATTGAGAGAGTAATAATTTACCTGTAATTGCTCTCATCCCATCCAAAAAAATCTGCAGTTTTGCTGAGTGCGTGGTTCCACCTGGACATGCCATGCTCCATTTGTTGTGCTGAAAATGATTTTTGTGCAGTTGCTTTGAGGGTTTTTCCAAAATCACCCTTTTGAAGACGAACATCAGATGGCTGAATTTCGTAATATACGGGCAGAACATGTCGGGAATAAGTTTTGTGCCACTCAATGATTTGTTGAAGCTGATGAAGACACCAAGCAGATTCAGAATAGGTTTTGGTGAAAACAACAATTGCTACCCGACAAAGATTGAGAATAGGCTGTTGGATGTCCATGTCGTTGACTGCATTCTGGTGGTGAAGGAAAGTGGTGAGTCCAGCAGCAGAGAGGACAGAATCGAGATGAGAAACAAATTTCCTGTGGATGTCTTCTCCATTGAAGTTAATCAGCAAATCATACATCTGTGGAAGTTTGGAAGTTGAAGAGGCGAATTCCATGGAAGAAACTGGTGACGTTATGAAGTGTTGGAAGAGAAAGCAATAATGCAACACAGTGAGAGATGATCTCTTTACACACACAAAACCATTCAAagattaatatttctttatagCCGTGGAAGCGCGTTAAGACCATTACAGAACCCTTTTCACTTTGGCCATTTAAGAAATAAGACCCACACCCACTTTGTCGAACCAAAAGAAACATTACACCAGTTAAGTATGAAAACTTTTCTAGTTATGTTCcgtttattaaaaattacatattaactttactttttgttttaaaatcgATATCTGATTTCTCTTTTTATCCTAGCCATgtatctatttaaattttaaagaataacaaatACATATTCTTTTCACATTAACGCATATCTAATGAGGCCTttctaataatgaaaaaaaatagaaagtataaatgtataatttagaGAAACGTCACTATACctgaatttgttttgtttgtaaaataaaagaattagatatcactttattaaaagtttagtatcatttattaaaaatgcaGAAGAGATGACTttcattcatttattaaaaacgaAAAGTAAAGTTTCGATTTCTTCTTCTCTCACCTTCTGTCTCACACAATGCTCACACACAACATTCTTTTCTCTCAACACAACATCTTCTTCACTCCAACGCTTCTTCGCCCATGTTTCTTCTATATAAggtttattttttctctttctttcttctacaagatgtatgtatttttttatggtttttgtttTCTGAGGAAAGTTTCGATTTTTAATGAATGAACACATTCATctacttcttttcttttacctTATGATTGCTCTCAGAATCATAAGCACCGTCAAAAACACCAAACAAGTAAAAACTTTTATGCGATTTTTCATTCTTCTACCACCATATTtaactaatcttctttgttgtATTTGTATGTTGAATGAATATTTTGCTCTCAGATCtactttgtatttattttatttttggtttggaGCGTTGTTTTGCTCTCAGAATCATGAGCACTGTAAAGAACACCAAAAAGGTAAAAACTTTTCTACTATTTTTCAttcttctaccatatttaacttcttttctgtgttgtatttatttgttcgatggatgttttgctctcagatctacttttctttgtatatgttttgctctcagattCATAAGCACCGTCAAGAACATTAAAAaggatttcttcttcttctctaagATCTCAgtagttttttatgttttctttgtctttgatggatgattttttttgtcaGATAGATGAAATGTGtcaagaacaaaataaaagttaaacgttgaaacttttgttcttctcgcagatcttttcttcttctctcatatctgaatatttttttgttttttttctctgaagaaTGAATGTTTTCTAGTAGATAGATAAACTTTCcaataacacaaaaaaggtCGAAGCTTTTTGTTCTTCTTGCTAATCTTTTCTTCTCTAgatctgaatatttttttatgttcttttgcTCTGATGAATGAATGCTTTCTGTCAGATGGATGAACTGTTTGATGAACACAATAAAGGTAGAAGTTTTTGTTCTTCTCGCAAATCTTTTATTCTTCTCCCAGATCTGAAtacttttttgtgtttttttcgCTAATGAATGCATGCTTTCTCGTAGGTGGATCTGTTTCAAGAACGCAATAAAGGTATAAGTTTTTGTTCTTCTCGcgaatcttttcttcttctcccagatctaaatactttttttaagtttttttttctctgatggATGATTTCTTTCTATCAAATGGATGAAATGTTTGAATAACACAATAAAGGTACAAGATTTTATTCTTCTCGcgaattttttcttcttctctcataTCTGAATACTTCTTGATGGATGAAATGTTTTAAGAACACAATAAAGGTACACAGTATTGTTGTATGTCTTTGAGATGAAGGAACTGCTTCAAGAAGACAAAGTCAAGAACATTCTACTATCTACTCTGTGTGGCATTTGCAATAAGTCAGGTCATGCAGAAAAAAAGACTATTGGCATCGTGGGAAGCCAATATGTCATTATTGTAAGAATCTTGGTCACGTGGAGAAGAAttgttgtaataaaaataagcatcaagCAAACTTTGCTGAAGAACATAATCAAGAGCAACGTTTATTCTATGCTAATCAAGAATCTCATAGTGGAGAAGGAAACTGGTAC
Coding sequences:
- the LOC114166763 gene encoding TMV resistance protein N-like isoform X3 codes for the protein MKMSSVVSSKAFLEASFDWNWKLPRILQYISEMYDLLINFNGEDIHRKFVSHLDSVLSAAGLTTFLHHQNAVNDMDIQQPILNLCRVAIVVFTKTYSESAWCLHQLQQIIEWHKTYSRHVLPVYYEIQPSDVRLQKGDFGKTLKATAQKSFSAQQMEHGMSRWNHALSKTADFFGWDESNYRSDAELVDTIVKSILNLPVLSATKFPIGLQPHVEDVIQVIKNKSTGVCTVGICGMEGSGKTTLAKAIYNQIHGTFLKKSFIEDISEVSRTGKHANLHERLLSDLLKTKLEIHKVEMGRRMIGERLYGKKVLIVLDDVNEYGPLDLWESSAWFGEGTVIIITTTDARLLRIYQVDYIFQMNVMNPNKSLELFSWHAFREAKPKKEYHFLARRVVAYCGGLPLLLEVIGSCLYERTKEEWNRLLLQLDNSAQHEVDQILKISYEDLLNQMEKDLFLDVCCFFIGKCKFYVTKILNDCGVDPDSGIRVLIKRNLVKIRKNNKVGMHPLLRQMGREISHEILRKEPEKISGLWLDEDMEHALSRNSQTNVIQRFSRRLVNLAGFSWSLCEKLRWVSLKGFSSQYLPNDFYLRDAIGIDLKHSLLRLVWKESQVLARLKVLNLSHSIYLTETPDFSRLPALEQLILKNCQSLRQVHQSIGFLYNLTLLNLKDCTGLTNLPREIYMLKSLKALVLSGCSKIVLLEKDIVQMESLITLISENTVLKQVPFSIASSKSIGYISLCGLEERSNNLFPSIIRSRMSPTTNPLSYIHTFSDTEDNSWDDVVPFFSSLAILRSVLVQCDPEFQLSVQLKAILMDYCVNITKSRISKHHFRSCLIGVGRYEEFFNTVSDGISEFPAKHSLRPHLIGIGSYQEFFNTYQRFFLSIFF
- the LOC114166763 gene encoding TMV resistance protein N-like isoform X6, with the protein product MFCPYITKFSHLMFVFKRVILEKPSKQLHKNHFQHNKWSMACPGGTTHSAKLQIFLDGMRAITDLLKTKLEIHKVEMGRRMIGERLYGKKVLIVLDDVNEYGPLDLWESSAWFGEGTVIIITTTDARLLRIYQVDYIFQMNVMNPNKSLELFSWHAFREAKPKKEYHFLARRVVAYCGGLPLLLEVIGSCLYERTKEEWNRLLLQLDNSAQHEVDQILKISYEDLLNQMEKDLFLDVCCFFIGKCKFYVTKILNDCGVDPDSGIRVLIKRNLVKIRKNNKVGMHPLLRQMGREISHEILRKEPEKISGLWLDEDMEHALSRNSQTNVIQRFSRRLVNLAGFSWSLCEKLRWVSLKGFSSQYLPNDFYLRDAIGIDLKHSLLRLVWKESQVLARLKVLNLSHSIYLTETPDFSRLPALEQLILKNCQSLRQVHQSIGFLYNLTLLNLKDCTGLTNLPREIYMLKSLKALVLSGCSKIVLLEKDIVQMESLITLISENTVLKQVPFSIASSKSIGYISLCGLEERSNNLFPSIIRSRMSPTTNPLSYIHTFSDTEDNSWDDVVPFFSSLAILRSVLVQCDPEFQLSVQLKAILMDYCVNITKSRISKHHFRSCLIGVGRYEEFFNTVSDGISEVLASSGSCDVCLPGDNYPYWSAHRGEGHSVSFTVPRDCVMKGLILCVVCLSTPEIIEPELTTVLIVNYTRCTLQIHNHGTVISFNDEDWDHIVSNLGSGDRVEIFVSSAYGLVVKETAVYLMYGEPKKNSLIRSIKKIIM
- the LOC114166763 gene encoding TMV resistance protein N-like isoform X4 — encoded protein: MFCPYITKFSHLMFVFKRVILEKPSKQLHKNHFQHNKWSMACPGGTTHSAKLQIFLDGMRAITGICGMEGSGKTTLAKAIYNQIHGTFLKKSFIEDISEVSRTGKHANLHERLLSDLLKTKLEIHKVEMGRRMIGERLYGKKVLIVLDDVNEYGPLDLWESSAWFGEGTVIIITTTDARLLRIYQVDYIFQMNVMNPNKSLELFSWHAFREAKPKKEYHFLARRVVAYCGGLPLLLEVIGSCLYERTKEEWNRLLLQLDNSAQHEVDQILKISYEDLLNQMEKDLFLDVCCFFIGKCKFYVTKILNDCGVDPDSGIRVLIKRNLVKIRKNNKVGMHPLLRQMGREISHEILRKEPEKISGLWLDEDMEHALSRNSQTNVIQRFSRRLVNLAGFSWSLCEKLRWVSLKGFSSQYLPNDFYLRDAIGIDLKHSLLRLVWKESQVLARLKVLNLSHSIYLTETPDFSRLPALEQLILKNCQSLRQVHQSIGFLYNLTLLNLKDCTGLTNLPREIYMLKSLKALVLSGCSKIVLLEKDIVQMESLITLISENTVLKQVPFSIASSKSIGYISLCGLEERSNNLFPSIIRSRMSPTTNPLSYIHTFSDTEDNSWDDVVPFFSSLAILRSVLVQCDPEFQLSVQLKAILMDYCVNITKSRISKHHFRSCLIGVGRYEEFFNTVSDGISEVLASSGSCDVCLPGDNYPYWSAHRGEGHSVSFTVPRDCVMKGLILCVVCLSTPEIIEPELTTVLIVNYTRCTLQIHNHGTVISFNDEDWDHIVSNLGSGDRVEIFVSSAYGLVVKETAVYLMYGEPKKNSLIRSIKKIIM
- the LOC114166763 gene encoding TMV resistance protein N-like isoform X1; the encoded protein is MEFASSTSKLPQMYDLLINFNGEDIHRKFVSHLDSVLSAAGLTTFLHHQNAVNDMDIQQPILNLCRVAIVVFTKTYSESAWCLHQLQQIIEWHKTYSRHVLPVYYEIQPSDVRLQKGDFGKTLKATAQKSFSAQQMEHGMSRWNHALSKTADFFGWDESNYRSDAELVDTIVKSILNLPVLSATKFPIGLQPHVEDVIQVIKNKSTGVCTVGICGMEGSGKTTLAKAIYNQIHGTFLKKSFIEDISEVSRTGKHANLHERLLSDLLKTKLEIHKVEMGRRMIGERLYGKKVLIVLDDVNEYGPLDLWESSAWFGEGTVIIITTTDARLLRIYQVDYIFQMNVMNPNKSLELFSWHAFREAKPKKEYHFLARRVVAYCGGLPLLLEVIGSCLYERTKEEWNRLLLQLDNSAQHEVDQILKISYEDLLNQMEKDLFLDVCCFFIGKCKFYVTKILNDCGVDPDSGIRVLIKRNLVKIRKNNKVGMHPLLRQMGREISHEILRKEPEKISGLWLDEDMEHALSRNSQTNVIQRFSRRLVNLAGFSWSLCEKLRWVSLKGFSSQYLPNDFYLRDAIGIDLKHSLLRLVWKESQVLARLKVLNLSHSIYLTETPDFSRLPALEQLILKNCQSLRQVHQSIGFLYNLTLLNLKDCTGLTNLPREIYMLKSLKALVLSGCSKIVLLEKDIVQMESLITLISENTVLKQVPFSIASSKSIGYISLCGLEERSNNLFPSIIRSRMSPTTNPLSYIHTFSDTEDNSWDDVVPFFSSLAILRSVLVQCDPEFQLSVQLKAILMDYCVNITKSRISKHHFRSCLIGVGRYEEFFNTVSDGISEVLASSGSCDVCLPGDNYPYWSAHRGEGHSVSFTVPRDCVMKGLILCVVCLSTPEIIEPELTTVLIVNYTRCTLQIHNHGTVISFNDEDWDHIVSNLGSGDRVEIFVSSAYGLVVKETAVYLMYGEPKKNSLIRSIKKIIM
- the LOC114166763 gene encoding TMV resistance protein N-like isoform X5; the encoded protein is MFCPYITKFSHLMFVFKRVILEKPSKQLHKNHFQHNKWSMACPGGTTHSAKLQIFLDGMRAITGICGMEGSGKTTLAKAIYNQIHDLLKTKLEIHKVEMGRRMIGERLYGKKVLIVLDDVNEYGPLDLWESSAWFGEGTVIIITTTDARLLRIYQVDYIFQMNVMNPNKSLELFSWHAFREAKPKKEYHFLARRVVAYCGGLPLLLEVIGSCLYERTKEEWNRLLLQLDNSAQHEVDQILKISYEDLLNQMEKDLFLDVCCFFIGKCKFYVTKILNDCGVDPDSGIRVLIKRNLVKIRKNNKVGMHPLLRQMGREISHEILRKEPEKISGLWLDEDMEHALSRNSQTNVIQRFSRRLVNLAGFSWSLCEKLRWVSLKGFSSQYLPNDFYLRDAIGIDLKHSLLRLVWKESQVLARLKVLNLSHSIYLTETPDFSRLPALEQLILKNCQSLRQVHQSIGFLYNLTLLNLKDCTGLTNLPREIYMLKSLKALVLSGCSKIVLLEKDIVQMESLITLISENTVLKQVPFSIASSKSIGYISLCGLEERSNNLFPSIIRSRMSPTTNPLSYIHTFSDTEDNSWDDVVPFFSSLAILRSVLVQCDPEFQLSVQLKAILMDYCVNITKSRISKHHFRSCLIGVGRYEEFFNTVSDGISEVLASSGSCDVCLPGDNYPYWSAHRGEGHSVSFTVPRDCVMKGLILCVVCLSTPEIIEPELTTVLIVNYTRCTLQIHNHGTVISFNDEDWDHIVSNLGSGDRVEIFVSSAYGLVVKETAVYLMYGEPKKNSLIRSIKKIIM
- the LOC114166763 gene encoding TMV resistance protein N-like isoform X2 — its product is MKMSSVVSSKAFLEASFDWNWKLPRILQYISEMYDLLINFNGEDIHRKFVSHLDSVLSAAGLTTFLHHQNAVNDMDIQQPILNLCRVAIVVFTKTYSESAWCLHQLQQIIEWHKTYSRHVLPVYYEIQPSDVRLQKGDFGKTLKATAQKSFSAQQMEHGMSRWNHALSKTADFFGWDESNYRSDAELVDTIVKSILNLPVLSATKFPIGLQPHVEDVIQVIKNKSTGVCTVGICGMEGSGKTTLAKAIYNQIHDLLKTKLEIHKVEMGRRMIGERLYGKKVLIVLDDVNEYGPLDLWESSAWFGEGTVIIITTTDARLLRIYQVDYIFQMNVMNPNKSLELFSWHAFREAKPKKEYHFLARRVVAYCGGLPLLLEVIGSCLYERTKEEWNRLLLQLDNSAQHEVDQILKISYEDLLNQMEKDLFLDVCCFFIGKCKFYVTKILNDCGVDPDSGIRVLIKRNLVKIRKNNKVGMHPLLRQMGREISHEILRKEPEKISGLWLDEDMEHALSRNSQTNVIQRFSRRLVNLAGFSWSLCEKLRWVSLKGFSSQYLPNDFYLRDAIGIDLKHSLLRLVWKESQVLARLKVLNLSHSIYLTETPDFSRLPALEQLILKNCQSLRQVHQSIGFLYNLTLLNLKDCTGLTNLPREIYMLKSLKALVLSGCSKIVLLEKDIVQMESLITLISENTVLKQVPFSIASSKSIGYISLCGLEERSNNLFPSIIRSRMSPTTNPLSYIHTFSDTEDNSWDDVVPFFSSLAILRSVLVQCDPEFQLSVQLKAILMDYCVNITKSRISKHHFRSCLIGVGRYEEFFNTVSDGISEVLASSGSCDVCLPGDNYPYWSAHRGEGHSVSFTVPRDCVMKGLILCVVCLSTPEIIEPELTTVLIVNYTRCTLQIHNHGTVISFNDEDWDHIVSNLGSGDRVEIFVSSAYGLVVKETAVYLMYGEPKKNSLIRSIKKIIM